Proteins from one Amycolatopsis benzoatilytica AK 16/65 genomic window:
- a CDS encoding alpha-ketoacid dehydrogenase subunit beta, which translates to MTELQKLTIGKALNLGLRRAMEADPKVLIMGEDVGKLGGVFRITDGLQKDFGEQRVLDTPLAESGIIGTAVGLAVRGFRPVCEIQFEGFIFPGFDQISSQLAKLHYRTQGKIKMPVVIRVPFGGGIGAVEHHSESPESLFAHIAGLKVVSVSNAVDAYWGIQEAIRSDDPILFFEPKKLYHSGALKMEVDTETAPAKVFSSQVVREGTDATVVAYGPSVKVALEAAAAAAAEGKSLEVIDLRTLSPLDLPPVFESVRKTGRLIAVSEAPSESSLTSEIAARVQQECFYSLESPVLRVTGFDTPYPPAKLEEHYLPDLDRVLHAVDRSLAW; encoded by the coding sequence ATGACCGAACTGCAGAAGCTCACGATCGGCAAGGCGCTGAACCTCGGTCTCCGGCGCGCGATGGAAGCGGACCCGAAGGTCCTGATCATGGGGGAGGACGTCGGCAAGCTCGGCGGCGTCTTCCGGATCACCGACGGACTGCAGAAGGACTTCGGCGAGCAGCGCGTGCTGGACACGCCGCTGGCCGAGTCCGGCATCATCGGCACCGCGGTCGGCCTCGCCGTCCGCGGATTCCGGCCGGTGTGCGAGATCCAGTTCGAAGGCTTCATCTTCCCCGGCTTCGACCAGATCTCTTCGCAGCTGGCGAAACTGCACTACCGCACGCAGGGCAAGATCAAGATGCCGGTCGTGATCCGGGTGCCGTTCGGCGGCGGGATCGGCGCGGTGGAGCACCACTCGGAATCGCCGGAATCGCTGTTCGCGCACATCGCCGGGCTCAAGGTCGTCTCGGTGTCGAACGCGGTCGACGCCTACTGGGGCATCCAGGAGGCGATCCGCTCGGACGACCCGATCCTGTTCTTCGAGCCCAAGAAGCTGTACCACTCGGGCGCGCTGAAGATGGAGGTCGACACCGAGACCGCGCCGGCGAAGGTGTTCTCCTCGCAGGTCGTGCGCGAGGGCACGGACGCCACTGTGGTCGCATACGGCCCGTCGGTGAAGGTGGCGCTCGAAGCGGCCGCGGCCGCCGCGGCGGAGGGCAAGTCGCTCGAGGTCATCGACCTGCGCACGCTCTCGCCGCTCGACCTCCCGCCGGTGTTCGAGTCGGTGCGCAAGACCGGACGGCTGATCGCGGTCAGCGAGGCGCCGTCGGAATCGTCGCTCACCTCGGAGATCGCCGCCCGGGTGCAGCAGGAGTGCTTCTACTCCCTGGAGTCCCCCGTTCTGCGCGTGACCGGATTCGACACGCCGTACCCGCCGGCGAAGCTCGAGGAGCATTACCTCCCCGACCTCGACCGGGTCCTGCACGCCGTCGACCGCTCTCTCGCCTGGTAA
- the pdhA gene encoding pyruvate dehydrogenase (acetyl-transferring) E1 component subunit alpha, with amino-acid sequence MPSEQWTHPEPGDGPAAVAAQPSPEQVIAGLRATSEGGADLTQLLTPEGQRVSSERFDPYVADVDDEALRNLYRDMVLVRRADREANAMQRQGQLGIWVPLLGQEAAQVGSGRALKPKDMAFPSYREHGVAYTRGVDMRELIGIFRCTDHSGWDYEAHRFHPYTIVIGNQVLNAAGYAMGQKFEGKVGDEGGEATICYFGDGATSQGDVHEGFVWAAVYDAPLVFFCQNNQWAISEPTERQSRLPLYQRARGYGFPGIRVDGNDVLACLAVTRWALEECRHGNGPVLIEAFTYRMDAHTTTDDPSRYRLSDELEEWKLKDPIERVRAYLARGGHADQAFFDSVQAEADQFAAELREYTFNMPEPPPDRVFSQVYAEPSPVLEAEREEYLSYLDGFAAAGEH; translated from the coding sequence ATGCCGTCCGAACAATGGACGCACCCGGAACCTGGAGACGGGCCCGCCGCGGTAGCCGCGCAGCCCTCGCCCGAACAGGTGATCGCCGGGCTGCGGGCAACCAGCGAAGGTGGCGCTGACCTGACTCAGCTGCTCACCCCCGAGGGCCAGCGAGTCTCGTCCGAGCGGTTTGACCCCTACGTCGCGGACGTCGACGACGAAGCGCTCCGGAACCTTTACCGCGACATGGTGCTGGTGCGCCGCGCGGACCGCGAGGCCAACGCGATGCAGCGCCAGGGCCAGCTGGGCATCTGGGTTCCGCTGCTCGGCCAGGAAGCCGCGCAGGTCGGCTCCGGCCGTGCGCTGAAGCCGAAGGACATGGCGTTCCCGAGCTATCGCGAGCACGGCGTCGCCTACACCCGCGGCGTCGACATGCGCGAGCTGATCGGAATCTTCCGCTGCACCGACCACAGCGGCTGGGACTACGAAGCGCACCGCTTCCACCCGTACACGATCGTCATCGGCAACCAGGTGCTCAACGCCGCCGGGTACGCGATGGGCCAGAAGTTCGAGGGCAAGGTCGGAGACGAGGGTGGCGAAGCCACCATCTGCTACTTCGGTGACGGCGCGACTTCGCAGGGCGACGTGCACGAAGGGTTCGTCTGGGCCGCGGTGTACGACGCGCCGCTGGTCTTCTTCTGCCAGAACAACCAGTGGGCGATCTCCGAGCCGACCGAACGCCAGTCCCGGCTGCCGCTGTACCAGCGCGCCCGCGGCTACGGCTTCCCCGGCATCCGAGTGGACGGCAACGACGTCCTCGCCTGCCTCGCGGTCACCCGGTGGGCACTGGAGGAATGCCGGCACGGCAACGGTCCGGTGCTGATCGAAGCGTTCACCTACCGGATGGACGCGCACACCACCACCGACGACCCCTCCCGCTACCGGCTGTCGGACGAGCTGGAGGAGTGGAAGCTCAAGGACCCGATCGAGCGCGTCCGGGCGTACCTGGCCCGCGGCGGCCACGCCGACCAGGCGTTCTTCGACAGCGTGCAGGCCGAGGCCGACCAGTTCGCCGCGGAGCTGCGCGAGTACACGTTCAACATGCCGGAGCCGCCGCCGGACCGGGTGTTCTCCCAGGTGTACGCCGAACCTTCGCCGGTGCTGGAAGCAGAGCGCGAGGAGTATCTGTCCTATCTCGACGGTTTCGCCGCGGCAGGTGAGCACTGA
- a CDS encoding M20/M25/M40 family metallo-hydrolase, protein MEQKSVRESVVSTWINDVTPSLSGLVAIPALSPAFDADWANSGHLAAAVQHVKTYLEGRDLPGARIEVVELEGRSPLLYVEVPATPGATQQGTVLMYGHLDKQPPVGGWSDGLDPWTPVVRDGRLYGRGSVDDGYSGYAASAALEAVQAAGGEHARIALLLETGEESGSPDLPAYVEHLSERLGEVSLVVCLDAGGMDYERLWLTTSLRGMVHLTVTVQLLATPQHSGLASGVVASSFRVLRQLLERIENAETGEIKLAELNVSVPASRQAEIEAVAEVAPEALHAAFPLVSGGKTVSEDALELLLNNYWRPTLSIIGGEGLPLPAEAGNVLRKSTTLTLSFRLPPTAVASDALAAVKRALTTDVPYGAQVTIADDQQAENGWNAPEEAPWLTAALRRVDDEVFGRPHRAAGMGGSIPFMGLLGEKYPQAQFLVTGACGADSNIHVPDEWLNLDYAQQVTEAVAHLLDAHARS, encoded by the coding sequence GTGGAACAGAAATCCGTACGCGAATCCGTGGTCTCGACGTGGATCAACGACGTCACGCCGAGCCTGTCCGGTCTGGTCGCGATCCCCGCGCTGTCGCCGGCTTTCGACGCGGACTGGGCGAACAGCGGCCATCTCGCGGCTGCCGTCCAGCACGTCAAGACGTATCTCGAAGGGCGCGACCTGCCGGGCGCGCGGATCGAGGTCGTCGAGCTGGAAGGCCGCTCGCCGCTGCTGTACGTCGAGGTGCCGGCCACCCCGGGCGCGACCCAGCAAGGCACTGTCTTGATGTACGGCCACCTCGACAAGCAGCCCCCGGTGGGCGGCTGGTCCGACGGCCTGGACCCGTGGACGCCGGTCGTCCGCGACGGCCGCCTGTACGGCCGCGGCTCGGTCGACGACGGCTACTCCGGGTACGCGGCCAGCGCCGCACTGGAAGCGGTCCAGGCCGCCGGCGGCGAGCACGCGCGCATCGCACTGCTGCTGGAGACCGGCGAGGAATCGGGCAGTCCGGACCTGCCCGCGTATGTCGAGCACCTGAGCGAACGGCTCGGCGAGGTCAGCCTCGTCGTCTGCCTGGACGCGGGCGGTATGGACTACGAGCGGCTGTGGCTGACCACCAGCCTGCGCGGCATGGTGCACCTGACCGTGACGGTGCAGCTGCTGGCCACTCCGCAGCACTCCGGCCTGGCCAGCGGCGTGGTGGCGAGTTCGTTCCGCGTGCTGCGCCAACTGCTGGAACGAATCGAGAACGCGGAAACCGGCGAGATCAAGCTGGCCGAGCTGAACGTCTCGGTGCCGGCCAGCCGGCAGGCCGAGATCGAGGCCGTCGCGGAGGTGGCCCCGGAAGCGCTGCACGCGGCGTTCCCGCTGGTCAGCGGCGGCAAGACGGTGTCCGAGGACGCGCTGGAGCTGCTGCTGAACAACTACTGGCGGCCCACTCTGTCGATCATCGGCGGCGAAGGGCTGCCGCTGCCCGCCGAGGCGGGCAACGTTCTCCGCAAGAGCACCACCCTCACGCTCAGCTTCCGTCTCCCGCCGACCGCCGTCGCCTCCGACGCACTGGCCGCGGTCAAACGCGCGCTGACCACGGACGTTCCCTACGGCGCCCAGGTCACCATCGCCGACGACCAGCAGGCGGAAAACGGCTGGAACGCGCCGGAAGAAGCGCCGTGGCTGACCGCCGCGCTGCGCCGGGTCGACGACGAGGTCTTCGGCCGTCCGCACCGTGCCGCGGGCATGGGCGGGTCGATCCCGTTCATGGGTCTGCTCGGCGAGAAGTACCCGCAGGCGCAGTTCCTGGTGACCGGTGCGTGCGGGGCGGACTCGAACATTCACGTGCCGGACGAGTGGCTGAACCTGGACTACGCGCAGCAGGTGACCGAAGCGGTCGCGCATCTGCTGGACGCGCACGCCCGAAGCTAG
- a CDS encoding transglutaminase family protein yields MTWQLRVTHRTGYRYATPATQSYNEARLTPRSDRRQTTLATRIETSPATRAYRYTDYWGTEVTSFDLHAPHTEFTVLATSVVETADEAEPVRTATWKDLQSEPVRDQRTEYLTPTDYTPNDQELARHARALRKGLDPADAVLAICGWVNEQLKYQPGTTGVHSTATDSWRAREGVCQDFAHVTLVMLRAIGVPARYCSGYLHTKPEAKLGEKVEGESHAWVDVWTGGWWAHDPTNAIPVGPRHVWVATGRDYADVAPLKGIFTGASQSTLDVSVQLTRLA; encoded by the coding sequence GTGACCTGGCAATTGCGGGTGACGCACCGAACCGGCTACCGGTACGCGACGCCGGCCACCCAGTCGTACAACGAGGCCCGGCTGACCCCGCGCTCGGACCGGCGGCAGACGACGTTGGCCACGCGCATCGAGACCTCGCCGGCCACGCGTGCCTACCGCTACACCGATTACTGGGGCACCGAGGTCACCTCGTTCGACCTGCACGCGCCGCACACCGAGTTCACGGTGCTCGCGACATCGGTGGTGGAGACGGCCGACGAAGCGGAACCGGTGCGCACGGCGACCTGGAAGGACCTGCAGAGCGAGCCGGTCCGCGATCAGCGCACCGAGTACCTGACGCCGACCGATTACACGCCGAACGATCAGGAACTGGCCAGACACGCCCGTGCGCTGCGCAAAGGCCTGGACCCGGCGGACGCGGTGCTGGCGATCTGCGGCTGGGTCAACGAGCAGCTCAAGTACCAGCCCGGCACCACCGGTGTGCACAGCACGGCGACCGATTCGTGGCGGGCCCGCGAGGGCGTCTGCCAGGACTTCGCGCACGTCACACTGGTGATGCTGCGCGCGATCGGGGTCCCGGCGCGGTACTGCTCGGGGTACCTGCACACGAAGCCGGAGGCGAAGCTCGGCGAGAAGGTCGAGGGCGAAAGCCACGCCTGGGTCGACGTGTGGACCGGCGGCTGGTGGGCGCACGACCCGACGAACGCGATTCCGGTCGGACCGCGGCACGTGTGGGTGGCGACCGGGCGGGACTACGCGGACGTTGCCCCGTTGAAGGGGATCTTCACCGGGGCCAGCCAGTCCACTTTGGACGTTTCGGTACAGCTGACCCGGTTGGCATGA
- a CDS encoding alpha-E domain-containing protein, with protein MLARNAESLYWIGRYVERADDTSRILNVSVHQLLEDASVDPDHVSRQLLAVLGIPFDAGDALDVWKLTELVAYAKDNPSSIVGSINSARENTRGAREVVSTELWECLNATWNAVPDRQRYARRAGPHSFLSFVEERAAMFAGLADSTMSRDDGWLFLVLGRSVERADMVVRLLLSRVSDRASSPGWMTVLRSAGAQDTYLRTNRGALDAARVVQFLLRDTLFPRSVFHALRQAEECLRQLDPGINARGNEKSEAVRLLGRARSELEFLHPAALLDDLPRRLRGLQTAIKEIGEAVSMQYFHTSPWVAWSGAEVSL; from the coding sequence ATGCTGGCCCGCAACGCGGAGTCGCTGTACTGGATCGGCCGCTACGTCGAACGCGCCGACGACACCTCCCGCATCCTGAACGTTTCCGTGCACCAACTGCTCGAGGACGCGAGCGTCGACCCGGACCACGTCAGCCGGCAGCTGCTCGCCGTGCTCGGCATCCCGTTCGACGCGGGCGACGCGCTCGACGTGTGGAAGCTGACCGAGCTCGTCGCGTATGCGAAGGACAATCCTTCGTCGATCGTCGGCTCGATCAACTCCGCCCGGGAGAACACTCGCGGGGCGCGCGAGGTCGTCTCGACCGAGCTGTGGGAATGCCTCAACGCGACCTGGAACGCGGTGCCGGACCGGCAACGCTACGCCCGCCGCGCCGGTCCGCACTCTTTTCTGTCCTTTGTGGAGGAACGCGCGGCGATGTTCGCCGGCCTCGCCGATTCCACGATGAGCCGCGACGACGGCTGGCTGTTCCTGGTGCTCGGCCGGTCCGTCGAGCGGGCGGACATGGTGGTGCGGCTGCTGCTTTCGCGAGTTTCGGACCGCGCCTCGTCGCCGGGCTGGATGACCGTGCTGCGCTCGGCCGGCGCGCAGGACACCTACCTGCGCACGAACCGCGGCGCGCTCGACGCCGCGCGCGTGGTGCAGTTCCTGCTACGGGACACACTCTTCCCGCGTTCGGTGTTCCACGCGCTGCGCCAGGCCGAGGAATGCCTGCGCCAGCTGGATCCGGGCATCAACGCGCGCGGCAACGAGAAGTCCGAGGCGGTCCGGCTGCTCGGCCGCGCCCGCAGCGAGCTGGAGTTCCTGCACCCGGCCGCCCTGCTGGACGATCTGCCGCGCCGGCTGCGCGGACTGCAGACGGCGATCAAGGAAATCGGGGAAGCGGTGTCGATGCAGTACTTCCACACGTCGCCGTGGGTGGCCTGGAGCGGCGCGGAGGTGTCACTGTGA
- a CDS encoding circularly permuted type 2 ATP-grasp protein: MSSMNSNSAPRLPPAGRRARTVKGRRAARPGAQFDGYLAPERPHAGAYDEMFAPDGTVRGPYRALYGSIAALDASDLTNRSQALDRAMVDQGITFSLSGQERPFPLDLVPRVIPATEWTRLERGVTQRVRALEAFLADVYGDRQILRDGVLPRRLITSCEHFHREAYGIKPPNGVRIHVSGVDLVRDEEGTFRVLEDNLRNPSGVSYVMENRRTMARVFPDLFARHRVRPVGDYASHLLRALRAAAAPNVADPMVVVLTPGVYNSAYFEHSLLARLMGVELVEGRDMFCRDNVVYLRTTEGERQVDVIYRRIDDEFLDPVHHRPDSVLGVAGILNAARSGNVVVANAVGNGVGDDKLVYTYVPEMVRYYLNEKPILPNVDTYRCWLSDEFDYVLAHADELVIKPVEGSGGYGIVFGPDASKKELDALRRKVRANRRGWIAQPVVQLSTVPSKVDDRLAPRHVDLRPFAVNDGKEIFVLPGGLTRVALPEGSLVVNSSQGGGSKDTWVLASRSSTSEQELDRPALGEMSVVDGVAAEQGPELSTSQQQQQQQQS, from the coding sequence ATGTCCTCCATGAACAGCAACTCCGCTCCCCGGCTGCCGCCAGCGGGACGACGTGCGCGAACAGTGAAGGGCCGCCGCGCGGCGCGGCCCGGCGCGCAGTTCGACGGCTATCTCGCGCCGGAGCGGCCGCACGCTGGCGCCTACGACGAGATGTTCGCGCCCGACGGCACTGTGCGCGGGCCGTACCGCGCGCTGTACGGCTCGATCGCCGCTCTCGACGCCAGCGACCTCACCAACCGGTCGCAGGCGCTCGATCGGGCGATGGTGGACCAGGGCATCACCTTCTCGTTGTCCGGACAGGAGCGGCCGTTTCCGCTGGACCTCGTGCCGAGAGTCATCCCGGCGACCGAATGGACCCGGCTGGAACGCGGGGTGACGCAGCGGGTGCGGGCGCTGGAGGCGTTCCTCGCCGACGTCTACGGCGACCGGCAGATCCTGCGCGACGGCGTGCTGCCCCGGCGGCTGATCACCTCGTGCGAGCACTTCCACCGCGAGGCGTACGGCATCAAACCGCCCAACGGGGTGCGGATCCATGTGTCCGGAGTGGACCTGGTGCGGGACGAAGAGGGCACGTTTCGCGTCCTCGAGGACAATCTTCGCAACCCATCCGGCGTGTCGTATGTGATGGAGAACCGGCGGACGATGGCGCGGGTGTTCCCGGACCTGTTCGCGCGGCACCGGGTCCGCCCAGTCGGTGACTACGCGTCACACCTTCTTCGCGCTCTGCGAGCAGCGGCGGCGCCTAACGTAGCCGACCCAATGGTCGTGGTGCTCACGCCCGGCGTCTACAACTCGGCCTACTTCGAGCATTCCCTCCTCGCCCGGCTGATGGGCGTCGAATTGGTCGAAGGCCGCGACATGTTCTGCCGCGACAACGTGGTCTACCTGCGCACCACCGAGGGCGAGCGCCAGGTCGACGTGATCTACCGGCGGATCGACGACGAGTTCCTCGACCCGGTGCACCACCGGCCGGACTCGGTGCTCGGCGTCGCGGGCATCCTCAACGCCGCCCGCTCGGGCAACGTGGTGGTGGCGAACGCGGTCGGCAACGGCGTCGGCGACGACAAGCTCGTCTACACCTACGTGCCGGAGATGGTGCGCTACTACCTGAACGAGAAACCCATTCTGCCCAATGTGGACACTTACCGGTGCTGGCTGTCCGACGAGTTCGACTATGTGCTGGCGCACGCGGACGAACTGGTGATCAAGCCGGTCGAAGGATCCGGCGGGTACGGCATCGTGTTCGGCCCGGACGCGTCCAAGAAGGAGCTGGACGCGCTGCGCCGCAAGGTGCGCGCGAACCGGCGCGGCTGGATCGCGCAGCCCGTGGTGCAGCTGTCCACCGTTCCGTCCAAGGTGGACGACCGGCTCGCGCCCCGGCACGTGGACCTGCGGCCGTTCGCGGTGAACGACGGCAAGGAGATCTTCGTGCTGCCCGGCGGTCTCACCCGGGTCGCGCTGCCCGAGGGCAGCCTGGTGGTGAACTCGTCCCAAGGCGGCGGTTCGAAGGACACCTGGGTGCTGGCTTCCCGGTCCTCGACGTCGGAACAGGAATTGGACCGGCCCGCGCTCGGCGAGATGTCGGTGGTGGACGGTGTCGCCGCGGAGCAAGGCCCGGAGCTGTCCACGTCGCAGCAGCAGCAACAGCAACAGCAAAGCTGA
- a CDS encoding transporter substrate-binding domain-containing protein produces the protein MKALALLPAFALVGMTVACGAGGNGAGSSGNAPSSQGAGAGTAPAAQKDAALAGLVPADIKADGKIVIGQDQTYPPNEFVDNGKATGFDVDLGTAIGQVLGLQAEFQNSSFDGIIPGISAKKYEMGMSSFSVTAERMQTVDMISYYRAGTSLAVLKGNPDKLSADDLCGKNVAVQKGTTQVDDLDKKNGACTKAGKPAINITQFQAQTDVNLALTAKRVQAELADSPVIDYAVKQTGGQLETVGAPYDTAPYGIVVAKGSEQFDKALQGAVQKLIDSGVYKQILDKWGLSGSGAVTKSEINPPAS, from the coding sequence ATGAAGGCACTCGCCCTTCTCCCCGCTTTCGCGCTCGTCGGCATGACGGTCGCCTGCGGTGCGGGTGGCAATGGTGCAGGCAGCAGCGGGAACGCGCCTTCCAGTCAGGGCGCCGGTGCGGGCACTGCGCCCGCTGCCCAGAAGGACGCCGCGCTGGCCGGGCTCGTGCCCGCCGACATCAAGGCGGACGGCAAGATCGTGATCGGGCAGGACCAGACCTACCCGCCGAACGAATTTGTCGACAATGGCAAGGCGACCGGCTTCGACGTGGACCTCGGCACCGCGATCGGGCAGGTGCTCGGCCTGCAGGCGGAGTTCCAGAACTCGTCATTCGACGGGATCATTCCGGGTATTTCGGCGAAGAAGTACGAAATGGGCATGTCGTCGTTCTCGGTTACCGCCGAGCGGATGCAGACCGTCGACATGATTTCGTACTACCGCGCGGGCACCTCGCTCGCCGTGCTCAAGGGGAACCCGGACAAGCTTTCCGCGGATGACCTGTGCGGCAAGAACGTCGCCGTGCAGAAGGGCACCACGCAGGTCGACGATCTCGACAAGAAGAACGGTGCCTGCACGAAGGCCGGCAAGCCGGCCATCAACATCACGCAGTTCCAGGCGCAGACCGACGTGAACCTGGCGCTGACCGCCAAGCGCGTGCAGGCCGAACTGGCCGACTCGCCAGTGATCGACTACGCGGTGAAGCAGACCGGTGGCCAGCTGGAGACGGTCGGCGCGCCCTACGACACCGCGCCGTACGGGATCGTGGTCGCGAAGGGCAGCGAGCAGTTCGACAAGGCGCTGCAGGGTGCCGTCCAGAAGCTGATCGACAGCGGGGTGTACAAGCAGATTCTCGACAAGTGGGGCTTGTCGGGTTCCGGCGCCGTCACCAAGTCGGAGATCAACCCGCCCGCTTCCTGA